A genome region from Variovorax paradoxus includes the following:
- the cobA gene encoding uroporphyrinogen-III C-methyltransferase, which produces MNNNAHPTLPFITGRCTLVGAGPGDPELLTVKAVKAIQAATVLLVDDLVNDEILAYARPGARIVHVGKRGGCKSTPQAFIERLMITAVREGETVVRLKGGDPFIFGRGGEEVEHLREAGIECVVVNGITAGLAAVSGLGVPLTHRDHAQGVVFVTGHAKTGAGAAEEPTDWRALAAMAHDARLTLVIYMGVSGAAHIERELLHGLPADTPAAVVQHASLPHQRHVATTLGRLKSSIAEAGLASPAVIVVGDVLRGLAAAELPASTGRFGT; this is translated from the coding sequence ATGAACAACAACGCCCACCCCACCCTGCCTTTCATCACCGGACGCTGCACGCTGGTGGGCGCCGGCCCCGGCGACCCGGAACTGCTGACGGTCAAGGCCGTGAAGGCGATCCAGGCCGCCACCGTGCTGCTGGTCGACGACCTCGTGAACGACGAGATCCTGGCCTATGCCCGCCCCGGCGCGCGCATCGTGCACGTGGGCAAGCGCGGCGGCTGCAAGAGCACGCCACAGGCCTTCATCGAGCGGCTGATGATCACCGCGGTGCGCGAAGGCGAGACCGTGGTGCGGCTCAAGGGCGGCGACCCGTTCATATTCGGGCGCGGCGGCGAGGAGGTCGAACACCTGCGCGAGGCCGGCATCGAATGCGTGGTGGTCAACGGCATCACCGCCGGCCTGGCCGCGGTGAGCGGGCTGGGCGTGCCGCTCACGCACCGCGACCATGCCCAGGGCGTGGTGTTCGTCACCGGCCACGCGAAGACGGGCGCCGGCGCCGCCGAGGAGCCGACCGACTGGCGCGCGCTGGCCGCCATGGCGCACGACGCACGGCTCACGCTGGTGATCTACATGGGCGTGTCGGGTGCAGCCCACATCGAGCGCGAACTGCTGCACGGCCTGCCGGCGGACACGCCGGCGGCCGTCGTCCAGCATGCGAGCCTGCCGCACCAGCGGCACGTCGCGACCACGCTGGGCCGGTTGAAGAGCAGCATCGCCGAAGCCGGACTGGCGAGCCCCGCGGTGATCGTCGTGGGCGACGTGCTGCGCGGCCTCGCCGCGGCCGAGCTGCCGGCGAGCACGGGCAGGTTCGGCACCTGA
- a CDS encoding ABC transporter substrate-binding protein: MTDPIESSPGFKRRTLLQGTAGILATGIAPFVHAQEKIVLRYLGTAVNQDKAIAEKFKADTGIEIQYVAVTTDDVTKRAVTAPNSFDLIDTEFFSLKKIVPTGNLKGIDTKRVKNADKITSLFTKGEVAGKKVGDQGTAPVKVIYLEGEKSKAFAKAATQYMSLIPTTYNADTLGIRPDLIKRPIGSWAELLNPEFKGKTAILNIPSIGIMDAAMVVEAKGIHKYADKGNMTKAEIDLTIKTLIEAKKAGQFRALWKDFNESVNLMASGEVVIQSMWSPAVTAVRGKGIDCTFQPLKEGYRAWASGFGLPATLSGKKLDGAYEFINWFLDGWAGAYLNRQGYYSAVLDTAKTKMEAYEWAYWMEGKAAAQDIKSPQGDVIAKAGSVRDGGSYEQRMGGIACWNAVMDENEYMVRKWNEFVAA, encoded by the coding sequence ATGACCGACCCCATCGAATCGTCCCCCGGCTTCAAGCGCCGCACGCTGCTGCAGGGCACCGCCGGCATCCTGGCCACGGGCATCGCGCCCTTCGTGCACGCACAGGAAAAGATCGTGCTGCGCTACCTGGGCACCGCGGTGAACCAGGACAAGGCCATCGCCGAGAAGTTCAAGGCCGACACCGGCATCGAGATCCAGTACGTGGCCGTGACCACCGACGACGTGACCAAGCGCGCCGTGACCGCGCCCAACAGCTTCGACCTGATCGATACCGAGTTCTTCTCGCTCAAGAAGATCGTGCCGACCGGCAACCTCAAGGGCATCGACACGAAGCGCGTGAAGAATGCGGACAAGATCACCTCGCTGTTCACCAAGGGCGAAGTGGCCGGCAAGAAGGTGGGCGACCAGGGCACGGCGCCGGTGAAGGTGATCTACCTCGAGGGCGAGAAGAGCAAGGCCTTCGCCAAGGCGGCCACGCAGTACATGTCGCTCATCCCGACGACCTACAACGCCGACACGCTGGGCATCCGCCCCGACCTCATCAAGCGCCCCATCGGCTCGTGGGCCGAACTGCTGAACCCCGAGTTCAAGGGCAAGACCGCGATCCTGAACATTCCCTCGATCGGCATCATGGACGCCGCGATGGTGGTGGAAGCCAAGGGCATCCACAAGTACGCCGACAAGGGCAACATGACCAAGGCCGAGATCGACCTGACGATCAAGACCCTCATCGAAGCCAAGAAGGCCGGCCAGTTCCGCGCGCTGTGGAAGGACTTCAACGAATCGGTCAACCTCATGGCCTCAGGCGAAGTGGTGATCCAGTCGATGTGGTCGCCCGCTGTCACGGCCGTACGCGGCAAGGGCATCGACTGCACCTTCCAGCCCCTGAAGGAAGGCTATCGCGCCTGGGCCTCGGGCTTCGGCCTGCCGGCCACGCTCTCCGGCAAGAAGCTCGATGGCGCTTATGAGTTCATCAACTGGTTCCTGGACGGCTGGGCGGGCGCCTACCTGAACCGCCAGGGCTACTACAGCGCCGTGCTGGACACTGCCAAGACGAAGATGGAAGCCTACGAGTGGGCCTACTGGATGGAGGGCAAGGCCGCGGCGCAAGACATCAAGAGCCCGCAGGGCGACGTGATCGCCAAGGCCGGCTCGGTGCGCGACGGCGGCAGCTACGAGCAGCGTATGGGCGGCATCGCCTGCTGGAACGCGGTGATGGACGAGAACGAATACATGGTCAGGAAGTGGAACGAGTTTGTGGCGGCGTGA
- a CDS encoding ABC transporter ATP-binding protein: MNAVATPVPAAVEIVALTKRYAPGTPAAVDQIDLRIASGSYCCLLGPSGCGKSTTLRMIAGHESVSSGDILLDNRNITNLPAAARGTAMMFQSFALFPHLSATDNVAFSLKMKGIGKAERQKRASDLLERVAMGHLAARKPGELSGGQQQRVALARALITEPRVLLLDEPLSALDPFLRIQMRAELRRWQKELGLTFVHVTHSQEEAMALADTMVVMNHGVIEQVGSPHAIYNHPASEFVARFMGGHNVFDTPGGAIAVRSDHMRIAPASDAGESGGLAATVTDVEYQGTYVLLGLALDAAAPARQGVSVLLGEAAFLAKPYAPGDAVRLSWADADARPLGPGVKPPGQRTPATAPAPAARRDDNAAIAMTL, translated from the coding sequence ATGAATGCCGTCGCCACGCCCGTCCCCGCCGCCGTCGAGATCGTCGCGCTGACCAAGCGCTACGCACCCGGTACCCCGGCCGCCGTCGACCAGATCGATCTGCGCATCGCCAGCGGCAGCTACTGCTGCCTGCTGGGACCGTCGGGCTGCGGCAAGAGCACCACGCTGCGCATGATCGCCGGCCACGAGTCGGTGAGCAGCGGCGACATCCTGCTGGACAACCGCAACATCACCAACCTGCCCGCTGCCGCGCGCGGCACGGCGATGATGTTCCAGAGCTTCGCGCTCTTCCCGCACCTTTCGGCCACCGACAACGTGGCCTTCAGCCTGAAGATGAAAGGCATCGGCAAGGCCGAGCGCCAGAAGCGCGCCAGCGATCTGCTGGAGCGTGTCGCCATGGGCCATCTGGCGGCGCGCAAGCCCGGCGAGCTTTCGGGAGGCCAGCAGCAGCGCGTGGCGCTGGCGCGTGCGCTCATCACCGAGCCGCGCGTGCTGCTGCTCGACGAGCCGCTGTCGGCGCTCGATCCGTTCCTGCGCATCCAGATGCGCGCCGAGCTGCGGCGCTGGCAGAAGGAGCTGGGGCTGACCTTCGTGCACGTCACGCACTCTCAGGAAGAGGCGATGGCGCTGGCCGACACCATGGTGGTGATGAACCACGGGGTGATCGAGCAGGTCGGCTCGCCGCACGCCATCTACAACCACCCGGCCAGCGAGTTTGTGGCGCGGTTCATGGGCGGGCACAACGTGTTCGACACCCCTGGCGGAGCCATCGCCGTGCGCAGCGACCACATGCGGATCGCGCCCGCGTCGGACGCCGGCGAGTCCGGCGGACTTGCCGCCACCGTGACCGACGTCGAATACCAGGGCACCTACGTGCTGCTCGGCCTGGCGCTGGATGCCGCAGCGCCGGCGCGCCAGGGCGTCTCGGTGCTGCTTGGCGAGGCGGCCTTTCTGGCAAAGCCCTACGCGCCGGGCGATGCCGTGCGCCTGTCGTGGGCCGATGCCGATGCACGCCCCCTGGGCCCGGGCGTCAAGCCGCCGGGGCAGCGCACCCCCGCGACGGCACCCGCCCCCGCAGCGCGGCGCGACGACAACGCCGCGATCGCCATGACGCTCTGA